A stretch of DNA from Lodderomyces elongisporus chromosome 4, complete sequence:
GTGCAAAGATCGAGGAAAGTATTTTTAGGATAATGACCACATCCCTAATTTGGGTttatatcatttttttaaaaaagacttATTACATTCTAGAAGGTAAATAAGCACCGTTAAAGCAGCGTTTaagaaatcatcattactgTCTACGGACTCATCTGAGTATGATGGTAGCAGACTAAACAAACTACACGGGTTATCGGTGAGGTAGAATTACACCAGATAAAAACGGCGGAGATGGTAACTACCGAGGGAAAGACTAAATTGCATCTCGCAAGAAAGACTATATAGCATCTTGAGAGAAAGACAGAATTGCATCCCGAAAGAAGCAaccaattattattatgaaaCTACAGTGTTTCAATAGGTCGTTCAATCATCACTTTATTAGAGATACTGACTTAGCGCCTGCTATATAGGAGGAGTCAAATCCGAGGCACTCATTTATTGTCgacaaaatttttaagaTGAGGCCAGGATACACGACTATGCGCtggtgaaaaattttcaccctactcaacaaaaattgttgtcCACGACCTCTTACTCGCGTGACGAGAACTATAAGTATTCCCGAGATTGATTGAACGAAACCCTTGATAATTTGGAACAAAGGGTTTATCTACCATAAAAACATTTCACCAAAAAGTTTAACACCAAGTATATCACATATTACATTCAAGCAAAATATTATtccaaaaacttgaaaaacttcTACTACAAatgtcatcttcaacaaaagatTCTAAGACCTCTAATCCTACTCCAAGGAGTATCAACCCTGGTCCAAGTAAACCAGACCTTGCTGGTGTCGactcatcttcaatttccGGGCAGTCTATTTCTACCTCGGGAAGAGCCGATATGAGCGAAGGTGAAGATGAATCTCCTGGTTTGAAAAGGACAGAAGCTCCTCAAATAAATCAGGTTGAGATTAACGAGATCTTAGACTTGAAATCtgagatgatgatgatgcaagAGCAGATGAAACAAATGACTGCTATGTTTAAAGCCGCTATGATTCAAACAGTCCCGCAACTTAGCACTCCTGTACCAGCTAGGAACGATGAGGCTAACAAGGCCCAGATTTCGGATGATAACAACAGCATAACCCTGCCAACTGACGTGCAAATGAAAGTTCATCCGGAAGAACACACATTTTCACCAGGACGTAACTTCCCTACCTCGAGGCCACACTCACTCGCTTCACCCTTGACTCACCAATCCCGTCAAAGTGGTACTCCTAGTGCTTATGGATCTGATAGATCTGTTGCATCTTACGATGGTATCCTTTACCATGGAGAAGTAGTCCATAGCGGATTCTGGGTTGAAGGCCATGAAGAAGCTTGTCAAATCATAAACGAGGCAAGACAGAGGTACCCTCATGGGGAAGACGTCAGGGTAATTCCATACATTCGAGTCCCAGACATAGCTGTCGAAAAGGCATTCATGGCGTACTACGACAAACTCCTTGCCAAACAAGGGAGAACTCAAAATGACAATATGGCACTCGGTCAGTATGACATTGCAAAACGTGTCCCTTTGAAGTTCTCCGATGAGGAAGGTTTCATGTTCTGGTTAAAGTCGGTTTTGTGGCACAAACACACCTACGGTGTTCCTGATAAGCTCATCATTAATGAGTTAAGGAACGGAGCTAATTTGACGAAGTCAGAGTCGTTGAAGGACATGATTGAGATGTCATGTAAGAGTGAGGGCCCCTTTGAACAACCGGTGGTTGATTACTTACCTATCTTGGGCAATGGGGGCACTCCTCCAGAAACGAACCAagttactgatgttatgaCTGCTATCCATGatgctttgaaaaagaaacataatCCTAGAGTGAAAATGACCATTATTGGTATTGCTGtcaaaaagtatttgagGATCACCAATACATCTCACCTAGCACAGGAAACATGGATCTCAATCTTTAAGACCCTTTTCGAAAGGATGGGTAGTGTCATGGATCAAATAATCATGTATATGACCCCGGAAGTTAAAATCGAAAAGCCGGGAAGGACTGGACCAATAGTCACGTTTGAAGATGCGTCGATCATAAAGATTGGCCTTGGACTCCTCAAGAATAAACCTAACGATAAAATCATTCAAGGTGTCAAATCATACGATTTGACATTTGAGAGGATCTGGGATGCTGTTAATGCAACATTTCAAACGAGGATGCATCTTATCTCagatgacgaagaaaaagatgccGGTACTACACTGGTGTCTAAAGGTGACAAATCACAAAAGACTACTAAATGTAATTTTTGTGGAAAGTACAGACACACTGTTGATAGTTGCCACTTATTGGTGACTGCTTTGGATGAAAAGTTGGTAAAGAAAGTCGATGGGAAGTATTACTTAGCAAACGGTGAACCGTTGGTCATGGATTTCTATAAGTGTCCCCTTTTAAAACACCTGAGCTTGAAATCTCTAAGTTCTAATGCGAGGCATCGCACGCCCCCAACAAAGTAAGTCCAAGGCAGCACAAGTTATGGAGGTAGAGGTTATTCCTAAGAGTACagtcactagtaactcTAGAGAAAATACCCACCACGAACGATTACCGACAGAAGTGATGCAATCTAATTCTCATATAATGTCTGATTCAATAGATGAAGTGATTAAACCCGGACCCATCATGATTGATGACGTCCCGGTTTACTTGGTGCACGCAGCCAATGCTCAATCTGCTAAGAAGGTAGTGAAGGATTGGACTGCGAAGAAAGCCCATCTCCCTAGCTCGCGAAAAGATGCTCACAATAAGTTGAAGGCTGATAAGGTGAAACAGCAACTCAATGCAGCAGTTAGACAACGGCAGGAGATGGAGAGAGTGGAGCGTGAAAGCGCACCTAGCCCTGTAACAGAGCAATCTATGCAGGAGTCCCGACGGGAATTAGACACTGAGTCCCCGCCGATCGGAGAGCAGTCTCCACCCTATGACTCACATTTACCATTCCTGGAACTCCAGTTTCCAGATGAAAACATAGACGTAGACCCAGACTACGAGTATGAAGAACCTAGCTCGGCTGGTATTCGGTTCGAACCCTCCGCACTGACAATGGATAGGGAATTAGAAAACCTAGCCATGGAGGACACCGTAGATCCTGATGAAGAGTTAAAGTTATTCCTATccgaaggaaaaggaattgaACAGACTTCTACGCCACCGGAGAATGGAAACATGATGAGTCACCCTCAAGAAGAAGTGCCTAAGGTGAAATCTGacgttgttgttaatgaaCCACTTAATGAGGAACAGGCAAATGCTACCGCTGATGATGGAGTTGACTCCCCAGTGGCTGACGATTCAATTAAACTCTTTAGTGTCGAAGACATCTTGAGAGAGAATCAGCTAGATGAGCTTGCCAAATTAAGTGCAACGTCCGACCAACCACACCACCTTGCTGACGATTCCACTGATCCACAGCGGAAAAGTCAGCGCCGAGTACGTACTAGTAAATTGACCATACTAGACAAACAGGCTGCATTCAAAGATGCCATGAAACATAACTTCTTCGTGTTTATGGATCTTTCGAAGTATTTGGGAATGCACGATGATGCTCGAGCCATGATGAGAGAAAGTACTAAAGCTATGTTGGTTGACAGAGATGTTTTGCAGAAAGCCCTTAAGGATGGTATTGCCAAgttcaagaagaaaccaGTTGTTACTGAAGTAAATCTGACGACCACTTCGACAGGCTACCACCAACCAGGGGTCACTCAAGAACTACTCTGTTTCCCCGCATCCATACATGGCCGTAGGatagaaatgaaatacGACACCGCGGCCCAGTTGAGTTTGATCAACCCGCAAACACTAAAAGGGTTACCAATTAAGCCTTTTCCCTTGAGCCAGCCAGTATTTGTTCAAGGTGTTAATAATGACACCAAAGCAATTACTCAGGGAGTGTTTTTAGATGTTACTGTCCATTTCATCTCCTTACCTGCAATCCTCTATTTGCACGAGCAAATTCCTGTTGGTCAGGTACTACTCGGGTTGCCATTCCAAGATGCGCACAAACTCTCCATTGGGTTTactgatgatggtgataaaCGAGAGTTACGTTTCCGCGCGAATGGCAACATTCATAAATTCCCTATTCGTTACGATGGGGATTCTAACTACCACATCGATTCATTTCCAACTGTCCAAGTGAGTCAAACCGTCGTCATTCCTCCCCTTTCAGAGATGCTTCGACCTGCATTTACCGGGTCTAGGGCGAGCGAAGATGATATTCGGTATTTCGTGGACCAATGTGCTGAGGTGTCTGATGTCTTCTACATTAAAGGTGGAGACCCTGGCAGACTTAAGCCTGAAATACACCCTCCCGTTCGTATCAACTTGCGAGATCCGAATGTTCACTGGCGGATGAAATCGATCCCATTAGGATCTAAACGTACCGCTGCAGTAGAGATTCTCCAAGAAATGATACGACAGGGGCAATTGGTCTATAGTGATGCGACTTATCGGAACCCATGGTTTCTCATAAGTAAGAAGGATGGAAGGCATCGATTGTTGATTGACCTTCGGGaactcaacaaaaatgtggagTTGGAAGGGGGTCACCCACTCTCCGTGGATGATCTCACTACAGAGATTAGTGGTTGTTGGTTTATAAGTACTATTGATGTGCAGAATGCgtattttcaaataccATTGGATGCTGCTACTAGCGATGTTACCAGTTTTAACAGCCCGTTAGGTTTGTTGAAGTATGCTGTCCTTCCTCAAGGATATATCAATTCAGTAAGTGAGTTTAGTTCTATCTTACAAAAGATTTTGAGCCCAGTTGCGAAGGATGTGATGTGTTTTATTGACGACATTGCCATCGTGGGTCCCAAAGTAGATGAACTTACCGACTCACTGGTTCGAGAACACCTAGATAAGATTGTCGAAGTGTTCCGTCTTCTAACCAATGCTGGCTTGAAGATTAACCCTGCGAAGTTAAAGATCGCTGTACCTGAATGTGATTTTCTTGGATACCATATTTCACCTGCAGGGAAAACGTTAATTAGGGGTCAAGTGGATGCATTATTGAATTACCCACTCCCTAACACGGTCAAACAGCTAGAAAGTTTCCTTGGCTTGGTCAATTATTACCGACAGTTGATTGTAGGGCATGCTGAGTTGACTGCTCCCCTCTACAACTTAGTCAATCAAGCAAGGAAGGAACCCAAGCATCAGATTCATTGGGATCCTACAACTAAGCGGTTTTTCCACCAAATCATCACAGTACTAACCAACCAACCGATTCTCCAACCCCTTAATTTTAAGGACCTCATTACTGTCCACACTGATGCTTCGACAGACTCTTGGGGTGGtgtgttgcaaaacacCAATGCGGCTGGAGAATCGAAACTAGTCCTGTGCTATTCTGGAAAGTTCCATGGTTCTGAAAAGAACTATACTATTTACGAAAAGGAACTTTTCAGTATTTATAAGACGTTTGATGCAATCCATCCACTCTTGTTTGGATTTACTGGGGTCATTCATTTGTACTGTGACAACAAAGCTCTTGTCCTTGTGATGAATAAACCACTCGATAATTCACACTTTGTAAATCGGGTTTACAAATGGTTGAACTTCATCAGGACCTTCAACTATCAGATCCATCACATTGATGGACTGAAAAACATCATTGCCGATGCTCTTAGCCGATGCCACACGTCTACTCCGCAGACTGATCATTATGAGGTCAGAGAAGCTATTGCCGAGTTTAGGGCGAAGTTGGATCCTAAAGTACTAGCAGAAGTTAATGTTGTTACCATTGAAGCTGAGCCTAATAACAGTTATAAGAAGATCCCACTTCAAGCGCTTAGAAAGTACCTTGAGGCACGTACCATTCCCGTTTCGCACAACGCACCTGCTGACGCCAGACGTTTCATCAACCGCGCACTAGAGTTCTATTTACATGATGGAATCCTTTACAAGTTAGGTCGGACCGGTTCATACACTCGACGCGTCGTTTATGAGAACAATCAGGTTGAACACATATTCAATCTTGCTCATAGAGATCGTGGTCACCCAGGAGTTGAGACTACGTTCAATCTAATAAATACTGGATTCTACATTCCGAACCTCTATCGCAGACTTGCCGACTATATCAAACGGTGTGTTTATTGTCAAAAGGACCAACCTGCAACTAGGCAGCGGGATCCATTGTACTTGAACTACCCGGCTGGTATGTTTCATACAATCGTCTGTGACTGCGTTAAGCTCCGTGACGCTACTGTTGTCGTTGCACGTGACGAATTTCTGGGATGGCCCGAAGCTCAGGTTTTACCAAAGGTTACTGCAGAGGCAGTAGCCgactttatttattcaaacTTTATTGCTCGTGTAGGAACCTTtagtgttttgaaaacCGACAATGGTCGTGAATTTCACAATGAGGTCCTCCAGCAATTGCTCTCAAATTATGGCATTTCTCCATCTTATTCTGTACCGTACCATCCGCAGGGGAATGGGATGATCGAAGCGTCGCACAAACGACTTATCAGATTCATCAAACTGGTTCCAGAGAATAAGAATTTGAGCAAAGTTTTGAATGCTGCATTGTGGGTGGATCGTACTACGGTTCGTAAACGTACGGGATTCACACCACAATACttggtttttggatttgaaggtAATAATCTGCTCCAATCATTGATGCAAACACCATCTGATATACAACAATACACGGAGGACGAACTATTCAAGTTCCGCGTTGGTCAGTTTTATTTCCGTAAACAACAGGAAGACTCTGCTAAGGAAACTCAACGCCGCGATCGGGATCATCAGAAGGAAGTTTTTGACAAACGTTATGACACTAATGTACCGATCAAGAAAGGAGACTTAGTCTTAGTTTACGATGCTGCTACCAACAAGATGGGCTTGAATTGGTCGGGTCCTTTCGTTGTCCGGAAGGTGCTGTCGAGGATTTACTATCTTAGTAACCTCCAAGGCATTCCCATGAAACGTCAGTATACTAGGGAGATGTTGAAACCGTTTGTTGCCGCTCCGCTTAGTACTACAAAATGATTTTCTACTTTGCAGGGGGGGAGGCCACAACGGTTATCATCAATTTGTACAGTTATTTTAcctcaaatcaattttttccgaAATGCAATGAAAATAAGGCCGTATCGCTCATTCAGACTCTGAAGGGGGGGAGGatgtcacagtgcgacacacattggacgctctgtgccctcgtttccgctaagtgaatatttggagaatattgcacgacataggaaacttgaaacttcaaacaagatgagtttatataaataggaacgagaagtggtaaaattaacttatcactattatatagaaatatcggtaaaatatagattttatacggtcaactacattgaacacaaatcactaggtgaacgtgcagagtgtatactctcacgattctccttactagtgactttgtatgagacaatttactctcttaacttatgagcattgagacctttataggtgcgatcattgacaattacacttagttggaatatagcctatcaagtcacgaactcaaaccgctggtatcggtgagctaccagctcaaaccgatgctcagcagtcgtacacttgttacttgtgacagtgctatgcgacaCTATGCTTGTCTCATCCTCCCTGCATCGACTCAAAGGTTCTATCTCGTCATCTACattataaaaagaaaaaaaaaatgtcgCCCTTTTTAAATCCGTTGCATATGTGGAATTGATGATATAAACCCGATAGGTTTTATCTCCGATAAAGCGCAAGGCATTAGGCCAAATGCACGTCACGCCATcaccaaaatcaaattgatatttctgttttctttacttttttttgtttacaaTAACTTAGATTCCACCTTGATAGAAGAGAAATTGCTACTCAGTATAATGTGAAGTGAGGTGAATacaaaacctttttttttcttttggtgcATCATTTCAATTcacttcattttttgttccctttctttcattttcttttgcctttttatCCTTCGAAATTTAGTCAATTTAATTatgttctttgtttttctttgtttttctttctttctttctttcgaTTCTTCACTTGCTCTTTGACTAATGTTCCTCTATTAGCACTTAACCAAGAGTAGAATCGGTTCTCGGATAGACATCCGATTGCAATTTAGTCAAAATTAGCTTAGTTTTAGCCACATTTCACAATTTCTTGTGAAAAAAGATTCTCGGTAATAAACATCTTTTTGACAAATACAGTAATAAATACCGACAAAGAATGATTGTCAGACATTTTTCTATTGTTTGCCTAATTCGCGCACTTTAAACGAATTCATCTCTTAGTTACTGCCATACataatatatacatacatatatatatgtatatatatacaaagtTATAAGGATTGATATATACATTGATATAAACACTTCCATGACAATCAAGTACAAGgatttataatttttttcaaaacggCGTACTTGGCGTCTAAAACGTAGCATGTGCAGTTTACTTTATGAGCGCTTAAATAAATTATTCATTCACATAGTCTCTTAAAATTACTTAATATTACTTATACTAACTTATAGTTTGCTTTAGTTTTaatctctttttcattaaGTGAGTCTAGATCGCTGACTTGTcctttgccaaaaaaagcaaatcTACGATTCTACACTTCAAGCAACAGTCTAAAGATTAAACATTTGATCAAACGGCAAATCTGCAAAAAAGTCCAAGCCACCGTAGTCTTCATATCCACCTAACCCCATTGCGCCCTGGGCATTGCTAAATCCTGGAGTAAGTGGATTCTCTATCACCATTGGTGTGAGACCAGTATGTGATGCTAAATGATCATGTTGCCCTTGTGAACTTGCCGTTAATGTGGAACCATGTATTCCTGCATTTGATGGTTGTCTACTCCATCCAGGCAAATTATGTCCATTATATGGCGTCCCTGGTTGAATAGTCACATCATCGCCAGCATTTGCACCTGAGTTTGTTGATGTACTGGGAAAAGGTGACTGAGAAGCAACTTGCGGcggttgttgctgcttaaCATCATTCTTTATTGACAACATCTGCAACCAAATCTTATCAATCTCTTCGCTGTTTACAAGGTCGAGGCCAAACTCATTGGCGAAAGTCTTTGCATCAACCGACAAATTCGATGCTGGAGTAGAGTAACCCCCAGACTCCGACGCACTGTTTTGACCATGCAGGGTAGACGAAGTACCCATAGATTCAGGCGCAGACGACAACGATGAAACACTATACTGATGCTTAAACAGCGAACAGGATACATGATCACAAAATTCATGGCCCTGGATGCTAACTTTGCCTAAAGTGCGTAAAGCAACTTCACACATTTCAACCATTTCTGAAAGCTGATGAGTTGAAAACTCTGGAAGACGCAAGTTTTCTGAATTCAAGTGCGCTGGATGCTTGTAGAAATCCATTGTGGTAATCACTTTTAACAAGAAAGTGTGGCTCTTTGTCAACTTCCATGCATAAAAGTACCGTGTGCTGAGTTTTGATACAGCAGCAATTGAGACCTCGGCGCATCTGGTGAGACACGATGAGAATTTACACAATTCTCTATAGTACTCATAATATTGATTATCGGCTGAGCATTTATCTTTATGATCAAGCTgagatttcaaaaaataaattgagAGATTAACCCTTATAATCATGGCAATAAAGATCTGATTGGATTTGTGGATGATCTGCTGCAATTTTGGATTGATAAACATATCACAAATAGCCTCACTGTTACCCATGAGCTCAAAGTAATGTGGCATAATCTCGGTTGCGGCAATTTTGAGAATTTTTTTAAGGTAAAAGAACGATAACTGCACATCCTTATGTTCATAATGAAGGAATAAATGGAAATAAACTGAAACGAAAAACGATTTTATCGAAATAAAATACTTTGCAGGAAAATTTCTTGCAACAATGTGTTTTTGAGGATCCTTTACCACCAAACAATCTTTTAAGGAAGTAAATGACTGTGAAAAGATTGCTTCATACTTTGTGAGCAAGTTGCATAAATCAGAAACTTTAATCCTCGCCTTCACACTCAAAATCAAGGTCAAGATTTCTTTTAAATGATTGTTCAATTTTGCGCCTGATCCATACCAAATATTTGTTACGTAACGGTCCAACTCTTTGTCGTAAAGATTCTCGTTTCCCTCTTCGTTGAATGGCAATTCTGTATCATAACTATCGGGACTTATTAGCATCTGGCTTCCGTAAGAATAAGCCGAGTGGACATCTGACAGCACGAGTAAATACCATATTTTGCGTCCTAAATGATTCatccttttattttccaacTCACCTGGAAATTTGTTAGGTTCACGATTTAACCCTAAAGAGTAGGCCATTTGTAAAACCAAACCGCCCATTGCATTTGTATCAGCCCCCTCGCCATCATCTCCATCTTCGGGAGCAAACATGTAATATAACTTTATAAATAGTGCCAACTGCAACACAAAAATGGAAGTTCTTCTTAGAACGTCAAATTGATAAAGACACGAGGTGgcaatatcaacaacatttaTGTCTATAGGGTTCTGCATTAAATACTTTGTATCCTGTGCTTTTTCAGAAGGGTCAGTCGAATTTAATCTTTCTTCATTAACCAGTaatttgtttgaaaaaagagataaatatgataaccGCATGACAACAAGTAAAGTCCCAAATATAGCAAGATCAAGTCTCCGTTCAATCTTAACGTCTTCAATTTTAATATCTTCATAAGATCTGGGCCCAATTATTTTCTCTACCCATTCCACA
This window harbors:
- the MRR1 gene encoding Citrinin biosynthesis cluster MFS transporter mrr1, yielding MSIDMQNQKQETSTPTQVEHVSKPKPGTESEASETTSERKKRSSNVCQNCRIRKIRCSRTWPCTNCLKSRRKIPCVYENESPITNERTQNDSSNSQNPPILSYQRSASQPIQFMNFNTANMGGKTSHNANSNKRKREKTNGVSSTDTSTGSGTRGNSSSTTSSSMGSGSEISHPNKVSKPNDVDVDASLQELKALKEKLASIESTLSSAQPTLSNNLSNTGSDFRSSYGSSYGGRTGSEFGFKSGSDAVLSFGCETMPPLSTAAPRLPNPPISQSPRFLQTRPVQPFGSSHPIGITSQPQFTTTQRLSNARDRSPGTTGIQLPPINFREQSSSYNSFSNANTETSHASPGYSPHSNMSNSKQKSLIDVNPYLNDTETINFYENYTSVLCKDFRRISYGPFAWSSLMNKDAALRALWKFIAKQKESTSFVFSPGSNEVTQENTQLVTSEPKESELHFKKTMLQKGGYADVVPYNILREKMKRDLNKEMLPLGLTLYEGQFSCELQLLVRIRQMLPKKKVVWKLIDRFFAWCYPFMPILDQHDFVEWVEKIIGPRSYEDIKIEDVKIERRLDLAIFGTLLVVMRLSYLSLFSNKLSVNEERLNSTDPSEKAQDTKYLMQNPIDINVVDIATSCLYQFDVLRRTSIFVLQLALFIKLYYMFAPEDGDDGEGADTNAMGGLVLQMAYSLGLNREPNKFPGELENKRMNHLGRKIWYLLVSSDVHSAYSYGSQMLISPDSYDTELPFNEEGNENLYDKELDRYVTNIWYGSGAKLNNHLKEILTLILSVKARIKVSDLCNLLTKYEAIFSQSFTSLKDCLVVKDPQKHIVARNFPAKYFISIKSFFVSVYFHLFLHYEHKDVQLSFFYLKKILKIAATEIMPHYFELMGNSEAICDMFINPKLQQIIHKSNQIFIAMIIRVNLSIYFLKSQLDHKDKCSADNQYYEYYRELCKFSSCLTRCAEVSIAAVSKLSTRYFYAWKLTKSHTFLLKVITTMDFYKHPAHLNSENLRLPEFSTHQLSEMVEMCEVALRTLGKVSIQGHEFCDHVSCSSFKHQYSVSSLSSAPESMGTSSTSHGQNSASESGGYSTPASNLSVDAKTFANEFGLDLVNSEEIDKIWLQMLSIKNDVKQQQPPQVASQSPFPSTSTNSGANAGDDVTIQPGTPYNGHNLPGWSRQPSNAGIHGSTLTASSQGQHDHLASHTGLTPMVIENPLTPGFSNAQGAMGLGGYEDYGGLDFFADLPFDQMFNL